The Scomber scombrus unplaced genomic scaffold, fScoSco1.1 SCAFFOLD_475, whole genome shotgun sequence genomic interval tgcacacacacactgcgcacccacactgcacacacacactgcgcacccacactgaacacacactgcacacacacacactgcgcacccacactgcacacacacactgcgcacccacactgaacacacactgcacacacacacacactgcgcacccacactgaacacacacacactgcacacacactgcacacacacactgcgtacacacacttaacacacacactacacacacactgcacacacactgcacacacacactgcgcacccacacttaacacacactgcacacacacactgcgaacccacactgcacacacactgtgcacacacactcaacacacactgcgcacacacacacaacacacacacaacacacacacacactgcgaacacacactgcacacacactgcgcacacacactgcgcacacacactgcacacacacactgcacacacacactgcacacacactgcgcacacacactgcacacacactgcgcacacactgcacacacacactgcacacacacaccgaacacacactgcacacacacacactgcacacacactgcacacacacactgcgcacccacactgaacacacactgcacacacacactgcgcacccacactgaacacacactgcacacacacactgcacacacacactgcgcacccacactgcacacacacactgcgcacccacactgaacacacactgcacacacacacacactgcgcacccacactgcacacacacactgcgcacccacactgaacacacactgcacacacacacacactgcgcacccacactgaacacacacacactgcacacacactgcacacacacactgcgtacacacacttaacacacactgcacacacacactgcacacacacactgcacacacacactgcacacacacactgcacacacacactgcgcacccacactgcacacacacactgcgcacccacactgaacacacactgcacacacacacacactgcgcacccacactgcacacacacactgcgcacccacactgaacacacactgcacacacacacacactgcgcacccacactgaacacacacacactgcgtacacacactcaacacaacataagtccacttaaatacactgtaggtgataaaatatgtatcattcttttgacCCCttcttttttgactgttccttctttccttccttccttccgtctgtccttcctccctccctccttctctctttctttccttcctatctttcctcaccccctcctttccttcctttttcctcctttccttccttccttcctcaccccctcctttccttccttccttcctcctttccttccttccttccttccttctttcttactcccttccttcctcccttccttccttcatccctcctttccttccttccttcctttccttccttccctccttccttccttccctctcttcttcctcccttccttcttcctcccttccttccttgaatcgaggacaacaggagggttaaatacactgtaggtgataaaatatgtaatataaatcattcttttgtggttacaccatttgacattttcaggagcattcagtcttacttttggtaaaaaatggtgcaaatgtcatttcaaattatataaaaccaacaaaaatactaaatgtacattttaacaaacctgatgctgcttttaaatctagttttaaagatatttttgttcATCTTGCCGACCCTTATTAGTCTCTGAGCCTGATGTGAGGTGAGTACCTGCAGAGAAGATGTCCATGGCCTGTCTCAGCTCCCCTCGGCCTCTCTGGTTGTTGTTGGTCAGGTCCACCAGCGGCGTGTTCTGGTCGCTCTCCGTAGCGAACATGCTCCCGTCCACGAACCTCTCGGGCGCGATGTAGCACGTCCTCCGCCTGGACGTGTCGAAGAAGTAGTTGAAGTCTGCGGGGTTGTCCTCGGGCAGGTAGGTGGGCTTAAAGCTGGCGAAGTCTGTGAGCAGCACCCAGTTCCAGCTGGTCACCATCACGTTCTCCGTCTTGATGTCTCCGTGACGGACGCCGGCCTTGTGCGCCTGATCCACGGCGTTGAGGATCTGGAAGGCCAGCCAGCGCTTCTCCACGTTGTTGAGGAAGGGTCTGGTGCTGATGCGGTCGTACAGGTTGTCCCGCACGTACTGACGGAACAAGATGGCGGCTTTCTCTGTCAGCGAGGTCTTCTGGAAGGGGAGGCAGTTCTGACAGGAGTGCAGCCGGAtcttcagctcctccagctcctgctTGTAGCTGGTCAGCGGCAGCGAAGGGTCCTGGATGGCGAAGACTTTGACCACCACCAGACCCTCGCGGTGTTTGGCTCGGGCCACCTTGAAGAAGCGAGTGCTGCCCAGACTCTTGTCGTACTCATGGTCGTGGATGTCGGAGAAGTAGCTGTCCACGGAGAGGATCTGAGACGGGGCGATGCCGGCCAGCTGGTTCCCCATCGCTGGTCTGTCCAACGTTTAGAggaaacagcattaaaaaaagactcagaTTTAACTTTTTACATCATTGACATCTTACTCTTCTGAACAGTCAGGAGGTGAAACTGAATCTAACTTCAGgtcattttctccattaatcaatgaatcatttagtcaataaaatgtcagatttccCACAACACAACGGTCCAAACcccaaaaatattgaattcaCAGCATCAAATAAAGGTTGATTTCTATCTCTGACATCTGGATCTCACAGCTGGTGAAACAATTTTAGAATAAAGCAGTTAAAGGAAAGTCTGTCTTTAAAACAGCTGTAATcactcctcctgttcatactgactatagtgaagaaagaaagaaagaaagaaagaaagaaagaaagaaagaaagaaagaaagaaagaaagaaagaataaaagaaagaatccacagtgtttccacacagtcattataaagtagatgatcagcttctattgagcttcatcagtctgagttattatatcaatgatatctgacatgtttactgaGTGGGAAAGTATATGTAGTAATACTAATAGTATTGGTgatggtagtagtagtagtagtaatagtagtagttagtagtactttttgtagtagtagtagtaatagtagctGTTACAGTGGTAGTGCTTtttgtagtaataataatagaagaAGTGGTAGTtctaacagtagtagtagtagtagtagtactttctgtaatagtagtagtagaggtAGTACTTTctgtggtggtagtagtagtagtagtattctttgtagtagtagtactttatgtagtagtagtagtagtagttgtagtagtagtagtactttatgtagtagtagtagtagtagcagtagtagttgtagtactttatgtagtagtagtagtagtagcagtagtagtagtagtactttatgtagtagtagtagtactttttgtagtatttacagtctttttagcatcagattccctcttagtgtttcctgttgagctgtggtgtaaccatagtaacacaaagactttgctactaaaaacactgtaacgttgaaacatagaagatgaagatttgactcattcagacgactgaagcttcatattagcttcagatcaacttttaaatccatgtttccacagaaggaggactgtggatttagtcctccatcacttaatggtcagtatgaacaggaggagtcattacagacagataaacaggtttaacataataaacattacctgttgttgttgttgttgttgttgtgttagctgttagctttaGCAGGCTAGCAGCAGTCTAAATAACGTCAACCTGAACGCAGAGTCACGTACACTGACGTCATGTCACGTCTAAAGGCACGTTGTGAGCAGAAGCTACGGTAAGCCCCGGTTTAAAGCTGTCAACAGGTTCCGGTAAAACTGTCGGTAACCGTAAATATAGAGTTAGCAGCTGGACCAGGAGAGCTAGCAGATGCTAACCGGACTAGCTGCTGTCATACTGCTGTTATGGATCCGGGTGAGGGGTCAGAGTGACGTCAGCATCTCCTGCTTGTCACATGTTGTTAGTGTAGAGATCTTCTAATGAGAGGATGAACTCACTGATATTACAACTTTAGTTAGTTTAGTACAACAAAAGTCCCGTCGTTTTAACGGAAAATGATcacactataacacactataactcACAGGGATAcattatcacacaataacacacagtgacacattatcacacaataacacactataactcacagggacacattatcacacattatcacactataacacactataactcacagggacacattatcacactatcacacacagggacacattatcacacattatcacacaataacacactataactcacagggacacattatcacacattatcacactataacacactataactcacagggacacattatcacactatcacacacagggacacattatcacactataacacactgtaacacactatAACTCACAGGGATAcattatcacacaataacacactataaCTCACAGGGATAAattatcacacaataacacactataactcacagggacacattatcacacaataacacactataactcacagggacacattatcacactataacacactgtaacacacagggacacattatcacacaataacacactataactcacagggacacattatcacactataacacactataactcacagggacacattatcacactataacacactataactcacagggacacattatcacactataacacactataactcacagggacacattatcacactataacacactataactcacagggacacattatcacactataacacactataactcACAGGGATACATTATcacactataacacactataactcacagggacacattatcacactataacacactataactcACAGGGATACATTATcacactataacacactataactcACAGGGATACAATAacactataacacactataactcacagggacacattatcacacaataacacacaataacacactataactcacagggacacattatcacactataacacactgtaacacacagggATACAATAacactataacacactataactcacagggacacattatcacacaataacacactataactcacagggacacattatcacacaataacacacaataacacactataactcacagggacacattatcacactataacacactgtaacacacagggATACAATAacactataacacactataa includes:
- the LOC133977046 gene encoding phosphoinositide 3-kinase regulatory subunit 4-like yields the protein MGNQLAGIAPSQILSVDSYFSDIHDHEYDKSLGSTRFFKVARAKHREGLVVVKVFAIQDPSLPLTSYKQELEELKIRLHSCQNCLPFQKTSLTEKAAILFRQYVRDNLYDRISTRPFLNNVEKRWLAFQILNAVDQAHKAGVRHGDIKTENVMVTSWNWVLLTDFASFKPTYLPEDNPADFNYFFDTSRRRTCYIAPERFVDGSMFATESDQNTPLVDLTNNNQRGRGELRQAMDIFSA